A genomic segment from Rhodospirillum centenum SW encodes:
- a CDS encoding FAD binding domain-containing protein encodes MYSFEYHRPLSLAAAAALLQGREDAKLLAGGQTLLPTLKQRLAQPTDLIDLGRIPEIRGICPEGDGVSIGAGTTHHEVQFDPTVTATIPALAELAGLIGDPQVRNRGTLGGSIANSDPAADYPAALLALGATVRTDRREIAARDFFTGLFETALEPGEIVVAVHFPRPERAKYTKFRNPASRYAVVGVFVAVSGDGVRVAVTGAGACVFRWTEAERALAADFSPAALDGLTVDASDLNSDLHASAEYRAHLVRVMAQRAVAGA; translated from the coding sequence ATGTACAGCTTCGAGTACCACAGGCCCCTGTCCCTTGCCGCTGCGGCCGCCCTGCTCCAGGGCCGGGAGGACGCGAAGCTGCTGGCCGGGGGGCAGACGCTGTTGCCCACCCTGAAGCAGCGGCTGGCCCAGCCCACGGATCTGATCGACCTCGGCCGTATCCCCGAGATCAGGGGGATCTGTCCCGAAGGCGACGGTGTCAGCATCGGCGCCGGCACCACCCATCACGAGGTCCAGTTCGATCCGACCGTCACGGCCACGATCCCGGCGCTGGCCGAACTGGCCGGTCTGATCGGTGACCCGCAGGTGCGCAACCGCGGCACGCTCGGCGGCTCCATCGCCAACAGCGACCCGGCCGCCGACTACCCCGCCGCCCTTCTGGCGCTGGGCGCCACGGTCCGCACCGACCGACGGGAAATCGCGGCGCGCGACTTCTTCACCGGCCTGTTCGAGACAGCCCTGGAACCGGGGGAGATCGTCGTGGCCGTGCATTTCCCCCGGCCGGAGCGGGCGAAGTACACGAAGTTCCGCAACCCGGCCAGCCGCTACGCCGTCGTCGGCGTCTTCGTGGCCGTGAGCGGGGACGGGGTGCGCGTGGCCGTGACGGGGGCCGGCGCCTGCGTCTTCCGCTGGACGGAAGCCGAGCGCGCCCTGGCGGCCGACTTCTCCCCCGCCGCGCTGGACGGGCTGACGGTCGATGCCTCGGACCTCAACAGCGACCTGCACGCCAGCGCGGAGTACCGGGCGCATCTGGTCCGGGTCATGGCACAGCGCGCGGTGGCGGGCGCGTGA
- a CDS encoding XdhC family protein, translating to MKRRIFDALRRATAAKLPTALVTDLGTGMQTLVHPEHVEGDAGLEDELLEMVRQALREDRSGIIEFYEGRYFIQAVNPPLRLILVGAVHIAQALAPMAALAGYEVVVVDPRRAFATDARFPSVSLNGDWPDDALRTLAPDRRTAVVTLTHDPKLDDPALIAALESPAFYIGALGSRKTHAGRLARLREAGVAEDRLARIHGPVGLDIGALTPAEIAVAILAQVTLALRGGPKARADGA from the coding sequence GTGAAGCGCCGCATCTTCGACGCGCTGCGCCGCGCGACGGCGGCGAAGCTGCCCACCGCCCTGGTGACGGACCTCGGCACCGGAATGCAGACGCTCGTGCATCCGGAGCATGTGGAGGGCGACGCCGGGCTTGAGGACGAGCTGCTGGAGATGGTGCGGCAGGCCCTGCGGGAGGACCGCAGCGGCATCATCGAGTTCTACGAAGGCCGCTACTTCATCCAGGCCGTGAACCCGCCACTGCGCCTGATCCTGGTCGGGGCCGTCCACATCGCCCAGGCGCTGGCCCCCATGGCGGCGCTGGCGGGGTACGAGGTGGTGGTGGTCGATCCGCGCCGCGCCTTCGCCACGGATGCCCGCTTCCCCAGCGTGAGCCTGAACGGGGACTGGCCGGACGATGCGCTGCGGACGCTCGCACCGGACCGGCGCACGGCCGTCGTGACCCTGACGCACGACCCCAAGCTGGACGATCCCGCCCTGATCGCCGCGCTGGAATCCCCGGCCTTCTACATCGGCGCCCTGGGCAGCCGGAAGACGCATGCGGGCCGGCTGGCGCGGCTGCGGGAGGCGGGAGTCGCGGAGGACAGGCTCGCCCGCATCCACGGGCCGGTGGGGCTGGACATCGGTGCCCTGACCCCGGCGGAAATCGCCGTCGCCATCCTGGCCCAGGTTACGCTCGCCCTGCGCGGCGGCCCGAAGGCCCGGGCGGACGGGGCCTGA
- a CDS encoding RT0821/Lpp0805 family surface protein, giving the protein MPARRTAAAFVTAALLMTGCQQGTGGGIDRETVGTLGGAAGGALLGSQIGGGGGRTVATAVGAVLGALAGRELARNLGDKDKERAIAAEEEAVTRNEQITWNNPDTGNRGTIAPTRSYTDDAGNLCREYTHTVHVDGRAETARGTACRQDDGTWRLVG; this is encoded by the coding sequence ATGCCTGCACGACGGACAGCCGCTGCCTTCGTAACCGCCGCCCTGCTCATGACCGGATGCCAGCAGGGCACAGGGGGCGGGATCGACCGGGAGACGGTGGGCACCCTGGGCGGTGCGGCCGGCGGTGCCTTGCTGGGGTCCCAGATCGGCGGCGGTGGCGGGCGGACGGTGGCGACGGCCGTCGGTGCCGTTCTGGGCGCGTTGGCCGGGCGTGAGCTGGCCCGGAACCTCGGCGACAAGGACAAGGAACGTGCCATCGCCGCGGAGGAGGAGGCCGTGACCCGCAACGAGCAGATCACCTGGAACAATCCGGACACAGGCAACCGCGGAACGATCGCGCCGACGCGCAGCTACACGGACGACGCTGGCAACCTGTGCCGGGAGTATACTCATACCGTCCATGTGGACGGCCGGGCCGAGACGGCCCGGGGCACCGCCTGCCGCCAGGACGATGGAACCTGGCGACTGGTGGGCTGA
- a CDS encoding ABC transporter ATP-binding protein, with the protein MSSSASQSSRHTATWPLVKRLAGSYLLPHRASLALALFMMTLDAAATGALAKLMEPMIDDIFTQQRASALWPVAGAVFAAFVVRGIAGYLHAVLLNRVGQRIVANVQSALFGHLMQADLAYFHANPSGNLISRLVNDVSLMRNAVAECLTGIGKSTLSLLILVGVMFHQDWGLSIIAFTAFPLAAFALARIGRRLRRVSARTQHELGVFATFLGQTFQGVRHVKAYGMEGHEVRRVDGMVEKLFSLTNKGFRTSAMLTPINEVVSGIAIVTVIVYGGMQVISGANSAGSLLSFITAFMLAFDPMKKLSKLNAQLQVGLAAAERVFEVLDTQPEIVERPDAAVLPRAVHDVRFQDVHFRYDGGREALDGLDLEVPAGRMVALVGASGAGKSTVLNLIPRFYDVIGGRVMVGGHDVRDLTLASLRANIAIVSQETALFDETVRANIAYGRADASEAEIVQAARDAAAHDFIMELPDGYDTMVGEQGVKLSGGQRQRIAIARAMLKNAPVLLLDEATSALDSESERAIQEALKRLQKGRTTLVIAHRLSTIIDADRIYVLENGKVVEWGTHAELIRHGGPYSRYHALQAGFERAAAG; encoded by the coding sequence TTGTCTTCATCCGCAAGCCAATCCTCCCGCCACACGGCGACATGGCCGCTCGTCAAGCGCCTTGCCGGCAGCTATCTGCTGCCGCACCGGGCCAGCCTTGCGCTCGCGCTCTTCATGATGACGCTCGATGCCGCCGCCACCGGCGCGCTGGCCAAGCTCATGGAGCCGATGATCGACGACATCTTCACCCAGCAGCGGGCCTCCGCCCTGTGGCCGGTGGCGGGTGCCGTCTTCGCGGCCTTCGTCGTGCGCGGGATTGCGGGATATCTGCATGCGGTGCTGCTGAACCGTGTCGGCCAGCGGATCGTCGCCAATGTGCAGTCGGCGCTCTTCGGCCATCTCATGCAGGCCGATCTTGCCTATTTCCATGCGAACCCGTCGGGGAACCTGATCTCCCGTCTGGTCAACGATGTCAGCCTGATGCGGAACGCGGTCGCGGAGTGTCTGACCGGCATCGGCAAGAGCACCCTGTCGCTGCTGATCCTTGTGGGCGTCATGTTCCATCAGGACTGGGGGCTTTCGATCATCGCCTTCACGGCTTTTCCGCTGGCGGCCTTCGCGCTGGCGCGGATCGGCCGCCGGCTGCGCCGGGTCTCCGCGCGGACCCAGCATGAACTGGGCGTCTTCGCCACCTTCCTGGGCCAGACCTTCCAAGGGGTGCGCCATGTCAAGGCCTACGGCATGGAGGGGCATGAGGTGCGCCGGGTCGACGGCATGGTGGAGAAGCTGTTCAGCCTGACGAACAAGGGATTCCGCACCTCCGCCATGCTGACCCCGATCAACGAGGTGGTCAGCGGCATCGCCATCGTCACCGTCATCGTCTATGGCGGCATGCAGGTCATCAGCGGCGCCAATTCCGCGGGCTCTCTGCTCAGCTTCATCACCGCCTTCATGCTGGCCTTCGACCCCATGAAGAAGCTCAGCAAGCTGAACGCGCAGCTCCAGGTCGGTCTGGCCGCGGCCGAGCGGGTGTTCGAGGTGCTGGACACGCAGCCCGAGATCGTGGAGCGGCCCGATGCGGCCGTGCTGCCGCGCGCCGTCCACGACGTGCGGTTCCAGGATGTCCATTTCCGCTACGATGGCGGGCGCGAGGCGTTGGACGGGCTGGACCTGGAGGTGCCCGCCGGCCGCATGGTTGCCCTGGTCGGCGCTTCGGGGGCCGGCAAATCGACGGTACTGAACCTGATCCCCCGCTTCTACGATGTCATCGGCGGCAGGGTAATGGTCGGCGGGCATGATGTGCGCGACCTGACGCTCGCCTCCCTGCGGGCCAACATCGCCATCGTCAGCCAGGAGACGGCGCTGTTCGATGAAACGGTCCGCGCCAACATCGCCTATGGCCGCGCCGATGCCAGCGAGGCGGAGATCGTGCAGGCCGCCCGCGATGCCGCGGCGCACGACTTCATCATGGAACTGCCCGACGGCTACGACACGATGGTGGGCGAACAGGGGGTGAAGCTCTCCGGCGGTCAGCGCCAGCGCATCGCCATCGCCCGCGCCATGCTGAAGAACGCCCCCGTCCTGCTGCTGGACGAGGCCACCTCGGCGCTGGACAGCGAGTCCGAGCGCGCGATCCAGGAGGCGCTTAAGCGGTTGCAGAAGGGGCGCACGACCCTGGTGATCGCCCACCGTCTCTCCACCATCATCGATGCCGACCGCATCTACGTGCTGGAGAACGGCAAGGTGGTGGAATGGGGCACCCATGCCGAACTGATCCGCCATGGCGGCCCCTACAGCCGCTACCACGCGCTCCAGGCCGGGTTCGAGCGGGCGGCTGCGGGATGA
- the coaD gene encoding pantetheine-phosphate adenylyltransferase, whose amino-acid sequence MSVRKRIGVYPGTFDPITNGHFDIIQRATLVVDHLIVGVARNAGKGPLFSTDERVEMVRDELPHISTHGATVEVRAFDSLLMHFAVEMGAQVIIRGLRAVSDFEYEFQMAGMNHRLNPQVETLFLMASDRHQFISSRFVKEIGRLGGDIRPFVSPRVAKRLLSRFAQEMPLPADTTLPLQAAP is encoded by the coding sequence ATGTCGGTACGCAAGCGCATCGGGGTCTATCCCGGCACCTTCGACCCGATCACGAACGGGCATTTCGACATCATCCAGCGTGCGACCCTGGTCGTGGACCACCTGATCGTCGGGGTGGCGCGCAATGCGGGCAAGGGGCCTCTCTTCTCCACCGACGAGCGGGTGGAGATGGTCCGCGACGAACTGCCGCACATCTCGACCCATGGAGCGACGGTCGAGGTGCGGGCCTTCGATTCGCTGCTGATGCACTTCGCCGTGGAGATGGGGGCGCAGGTCATCATCCGCGGCCTGCGCGCCGTCTCCGACTTCGAGTACGAATTCCAGATGGCGGGGATGAACCACCGGCTCAATCCGCAGGTTGAGACCCTGTTCCTGATGGCGTCGGATCGGCACCAGTTCATCTCTTCCCGCTTCGTGAAGGAGATCGGGCGTCTGGGCGGCGACATCCGGCCGTTCGTCAGCCCGCGGGTGGCGAAAAGGCTGCTCTCCCGCTTCGCGCAGGAGATGCCTCTTCCGGCGGATACGACGTTGCCGCTTCAGGCTGCCCCCTGA
- a CDS encoding NTP transferase domain-containing protein: MRFGPLPLADAAGAVLAHSLKLRDVTFRKGRVLSGEDVATLAAAGLDTVVAALPEPGDVAEDEAAARLARAVAGPGLTVSAAFTGRVNLFAAVAGLAVVDREQVDRLNLLHESLTLATLPAHTPVEAGQMVATVKVIPFAAPETAIAAAEGLAAPAPLLHVAPWQGLRAGLVQTLLPGLKPTVLEKTQAATRDRLAGVGAILAAERRVPHEAAAVAAALTDLHDAGCTLLLVAGASAITDRRDVVPAGIGAAGGEVLHFGMPVDPGNLLLLGRMGGVPVLGLPGCARSPRLNGFDWVLHRLAAGLEVTGPDIMRLGVGGLLSEIPTRPLPRAQATTPPRAPRIAALVLAAGLSRRMGRNKLLADVGGVPLVTRAVDAALASQVRSVTVVVGHQQDAVREALAGRAVRTVEAAEHAAGLSASLKAGLRALPEDADGVLVLLGDMPRVGPAAIDRLIAAYAPAEGRAVCVPTCRGRRGNPVLWDRRFVAEMLDLTGDTGAKALLDRHADLVCEVEMPDDGVLVDVDTPEALAALTGGAITGGAIMGGE; this comes from the coding sequence ATGCGCTTCGGCCCCCTGCCGCTGGCCGACGCCGCAGGGGCCGTTCTGGCCCATTCCCTGAAACTGCGGGACGTGACCTTCCGCAAGGGCCGCGTTCTGTCGGGGGAAGACGTCGCCACCCTGGCCGCGGCCGGGCTGGATACGGTGGTCGCGGCCCTGCCGGAGCCGGGCGACGTGGCGGAGGACGAGGCGGCGGCGCGTCTCGCCCGTGCGGTGGCCGGTCCGGGCCTGACGGTCAGCGCCGCCTTCACCGGCCGGGTCAACCTGTTCGCCGCGGTGGCCGGTCTTGCGGTCGTGGACAGGGAGCAGGTGGACCGCCTGAATCTGCTGCACGAATCCCTCACCCTCGCCACCCTGCCCGCCCACACGCCGGTGGAGGCGGGGCAGATGGTGGCGACGGTGAAGGTGATCCCCTTTGCGGCACCGGAAACGGCGATCGCAGCGGCGGAGGGTCTGGCGGCCCCCGCCCCCCTGCTGCACGTCGCCCCCTGGCAGGGGCTGCGGGCCGGTCTTGTGCAGACCCTGCTGCCGGGGCTGAAGCCGACCGTGCTGGAGAAGACCCAGGCCGCCACGCGCGACCGGCTGGCCGGTGTCGGCGCCATCCTGGCTGCCGAACGGCGGGTGCCGCACGAGGCCGCCGCCGTGGCCGCGGCGCTGACGGACCTGCACGATGCCGGCTGCACCCTGCTGCTGGTTGCCGGCGCCTCCGCCATCACGGACCGCCGCGACGTGGTGCCGGCCGGGATCGGGGCGGCGGGCGGCGAGGTGCTGCATTTCGGCATGCCGGTGGACCCGGGCAACCTCCTGCTGCTGGGCCGGATGGGGGGCGTGCCGGTGCTGGGCCTGCCCGGCTGCGCCCGCTCCCCCAGGCTGAACGGCTTCGACTGGGTTCTGCACCGGCTGGCCGCCGGTCTGGAGGTGACAGGCCCGGACATCATGCGCCTGGGCGTCGGCGGGCTTCTCTCGGAGATCCCGACCCGCCCGCTGCCGCGTGCCCAGGCGACCACTCCGCCCCGGGCGCCCCGGATCGCGGCGCTGGTGCTGGCGGCCGGCCTGTCGCGCCGGATGGGCCGGAACAAGCTGCTGGCCGATGTCGGCGGCGTCCCCCTGGTGACGCGCGCCGTGGACGCGGCGCTGGCCTCCCAGGTCCGGTCCGTCACCGTCGTCGTCGGCCACCAGCAGGATGCCGTCCGCGAGGCCCTTGCCGGCCGGGCTGTCCGGACCGTGGAGGCGGCGGAGCATGCCGCGGGCCTGAGCGCATCCCTGAAGGCCGGCCTGCGCGCCCTGCCGGAGGATGCGGACGGCGTGCTGGTGCTTCTGGGCGACATGCCGCGGGTGGGACCGGCGGCCATCGACCGGCTGATCGCCGCCTATGCTCCCGCCGAGGGCCGGGCCGTCTGCGTCCCCACCTGCCGCGGCCGGCGGGGCAACCCGGTGCTGTGGGACCGCCGCTTCGTCGCCGAGATGCTGGACCTGACCGGCGACACCGGGGCGAAAGCCCTGCTGGACCGCCATGCCGACCTGGTCTGCGAGGTGGAGATGCCGGATGACGGCGTGCTGGTGGACGTGGACACGCCGGAGGCGCTGGCGGCGCTTACGGGCGGGGCCATCACGGGTGGGGCCATCATGGGCGGGGAATGA
- a CDS encoding vWA domain-containing protein, translated as MTAPSRLLDNLVHFGRALRAAGLPVGPGQVLRAVEAVEAVGLGDRRDFYWTLHAVFVTRRDQRELFDQAFHLFWRNPQILERMLDLLLPTVRAELQPQGPDLSRRVADAFGRPDAGESPRDAAEEVTIDATLTFSAEERLQTLDFEKMTAAEVAAAKQAIARMRLSLPEVRTRRSEPARAGRRADLRATLRRSLRTGGALVEIARRRPRTRHPPLVVLCDISGSMGQYSRMLLHFLHAVTNDRDRVHCFLFGTRLSNITRHLRTRDVDLALEKVGRTVQDWSGGTRIGQCLHEFNRVWSRRVLGQGALVLLITDGLDRDAAEGLSAEMERLHRSCRRLIWLNPLLRWEGFAPKASGVRAMLPHVDDFRPVHNLRSLSQLAAVLAPAGPRRAPGMERWLGDTARTEAA; from the coding sequence ATGACCGCTCCCTCCCGCCTGCTGGACAATCTGGTGCATTTCGGCCGGGCCCTGCGCGCCGCCGGGCTGCCGGTCGGCCCCGGGCAGGTTCTGCGGGCCGTGGAGGCGGTGGAGGCGGTGGGGCTGGGCGACCGCCGGGACTTCTACTGGACCCTGCACGCCGTCTTCGTCACCCGCCGCGACCAGCGGGAACTGTTCGACCAGGCGTTCCATCTGTTCTGGCGCAACCCGCAGATTCTGGAGCGGATGCTGGACCTGCTGCTGCCGACCGTGCGTGCCGAACTCCAGCCCCAGGGACCGGACCTCTCCCGCCGGGTGGCCGACGCCTTCGGCCGCCCCGATGCGGGGGAGAGCCCGCGGGACGCCGCGGAAGAGGTGACGATCGACGCTACCCTCACCTTCTCCGCCGAGGAACGGTTGCAGACCCTGGACTTCGAGAAGATGACCGCGGCGGAGGTCGCCGCCGCGAAACAGGCCATCGCCCGGATGCGGCTGTCGCTCCCGGAAGTGCGCACGCGGCGCTCCGAACCGGCGCGGGCCGGCCGGCGGGCCGACCTGCGCGCGACCCTGCGCCGGAGCCTGCGCACCGGCGGGGCGCTGGTGGAGATCGCCCGCCGCCGGCCGCGGACCCGGCACCCGCCGCTGGTGGTGCTCTGCGACATCTCCGGGTCGATGGGTCAGTACAGCCGGATGCTGCTGCACTTCCTGCACGCCGTCACCAACGACCGCGACCGCGTGCACTGCTTCCTGTTCGGAACGCGGCTCAGCAACATCACCCGCCATCTGCGTACCCGCGACGTGGACCTGGCGCTGGAGAAGGTCGGCAGGACCGTGCAGGACTGGTCAGGCGGCACCCGGATCGGCCAGTGCCTGCACGAGTTCAACCGCGTCTGGTCGCGCCGCGTCCTGGGCCAGGGGGCGCTGGTGCTGCTGATCACCGACGGTCTGGACCGCGACGCGGCCGAGGGACTTTCGGCCGAGATGGAGCGGCTGCACCGGAGCTGCCGCCGCCTGATCTGGCTGAACCCGCTGCTGCGCTGGGAGGGGTTCGCGCCTAAAGCGTCGGGTGTCCGCGCGATGCTGCCCCATGTCGATGACTTCCGTCCGGTGCATAATCTGCGCAGCCTGTCGCAACTCGCCGCCGTGCTCGCCCCCGCGGGGCCGCGGCGGGCACCCGGGATGGAGCGCTGGCTCGGGGATACAGCACGAACGGAGGCCGCATGA
- a CDS encoding peptidoglycan-binding protein produces MRALLACGIAVLVWTATPAMAGVDEGIAAYQAGEYDQALTELEPAARQGDAQAQYYLGTMYAEGQGVLRDPSLAHTWLTLAANQGVTEALFAKARIGDSLSQRDIVTSLRRQNEILTASAEGGSGQDEVAMASPAAASSDGSAPAQTAAVDDIASMGRRDLVRNIQQELNRLGYSAGKPDGLYGPSTRSAIEGFQKDRDQSVDGEVTADLLRALRSAEAG; encoded by the coding sequence ATGCGAGCGCTTCTGGCCTGCGGCATCGCCGTCCTGGTCTGGACGGCAACCCCGGCGATGGCGGGGGTCGATGAGGGGATCGCCGCCTATCAGGCGGGCGAGTACGATCAGGCCCTGACCGAGCTGGAACCCGCGGCGCGGCAAGGCGATGCCCAGGCGCAGTATTACCTTGGCACCATGTACGCCGAAGGACAGGGCGTTCTGCGCGACCCGTCCCTCGCCCACACCTGGCTGACCCTGGCCGCGAACCAGGGGGTTACCGAGGCACTTTTCGCCAAGGCGCGGATCGGCGACAGCCTGAGCCAGCGGGACATCGTCACCTCGCTGCGCCGCCAGAACGAAATCCTCACAGCCTCCGCGGAGGGCGGCAGCGGACAGGACGAGGTGGCGATGGCCAGCCCGGCCGCCGCTTCATCGGACGGGAGCGCCCCCGCGCAGACGGCTGCGGTGGACGACATCGCCTCCATGGGACGGCGGGACCTGGTGCGCAACATCCAGCAGGAGCTGAACCGGCTGGGCTATTCCGCCGGGAAACCCGACGGGCTCTACGGACCCAGCACCCGGTCAGCCATCGAGGGCTTCCAGAAGGACCGCGACCAGTCGGTCGATGGCGAGGTGACGGCGGATCTGCTCCGGGCACTGCGCTCGGCGGAGGCGGGCTGA
- a CDS encoding PilZ domain-containing protein, producing the protein MSPSPDESCPGCPDRREFERRSVGAAVRLWLDDVPTVCRIEDVSPGGAFLSPRLDAADGAVAVLEIPELLIRAEVRIVRSTPAGSGVEFLKDGIGAIVAGWVQGRSSATDLPSPGGA; encoded by the coding sequence GTGTCCCCCAGCCCCGATGAATCCTGTCCCGGATGTCCCGACCGGCGCGAATTCGAGCGGCGCTCTGTTGGCGCCGCTGTCCGTCTCTGGCTCGATGATGTGCCGACCGTCTGCCGGATCGAGGATGTCTCTCCCGGCGGCGCCTTCCTGAGCCCGCGGCTGGATGCCGCCGATGGTGCCGTCGCTGTCCTGGAAATCCCCGAACTCCTCATCCGCGCCGAGGTGCGGATCGTCCGCAGCACGCCGGCGGGATCGGGGGTCGAGTTCCTGAAGGACGGCATCGGCGCCATCGTGGCCGGCTGGGTCCAGGGCCGGTCGTCCGCAACGGACCTCCCGTCCCCGGGCGGGGCGTGA
- a CDS encoding XdhC family protein has translation MSTLSADTTQVLAQAADWLESGRRVALATVIATWGSSPRPVGSQMAVDDTGAMAGSVSGGCIEGAVVHEAMATLRDGEPRLLQFGVTNERAWEVGLACGGQVQVYVEPVT, from the coding sequence ATGAGCACACTCTCCGCCGACACCACCCAGGTTCTGGCGCAGGCCGCGGACTGGCTGGAGAGCGGCCGTCGCGTGGCACTTGCCACCGTGATCGCCACCTGGGGGTCCTCTCCCCGCCCGGTCGGCAGCCAGATGGCCGTGGACGACACCGGCGCCATGGCCGGGTCCGTCTCCGGCGGCTGCATCGAAGGGGCCGTCGTCCATGAGGCCATGGCGACGCTCCGGGACGGCGAACCCCGCCTGCTCCAGTTCGGCGTCACCAACGAGAGGGCCTGGGAGGTCGGCCTTGCCTGCGGTGGGCAGGTCCAGGTCTATGTGGAGCCGGTGACGTGA
- a CDS encoding AAA family ATPase, whose product MPRALLSRALPGSVEETLALLQAGDYVADRALATALFLALKLNRPLFLEGEAGVGKTEVAKVLAGTLGRRLLRLQCYEGLDIASAVYEWNYPRQMIAIRLAEAAGDRDRAALEKDIFARDFLIERPVLQALEPRPEGPPVLLIDELDRADEPFEAFLLEVLSDWQVTVPELGTIRAEEPPLVILTSNRTREIHDALKRRCFYAWVDYPGAARELEILRRKAPGAPERLAAEVVGFVQALRRQDLFKLPGVAETLDWAQALVQLDKLELSPETINDTLGTLLKYQDDIARIQGSEAARILTQVRTELATARLGQEGA is encoded by the coding sequence ATGCCCCGCGCACTTCTGTCCCGCGCGCTTCCCGGCTCGGTCGAGGAGACCCTGGCCTTGCTGCAGGCCGGGGACTATGTCGCCGACCGCGCCCTGGCGACGGCCCTGTTCCTGGCGCTCAAGCTGAATCGCCCGCTGTTCCTGGAGGGCGAAGCGGGCGTCGGCAAGACGGAGGTCGCCAAGGTCCTGGCCGGCACGCTGGGGCGCCGGCTGCTCCGTCTGCAATGCTACGAGGGGCTGGACATCGCGTCTGCCGTCTACGAATGGAACTATCCGCGCCAGATGATCGCCATCCGGCTGGCGGAAGCGGCCGGCGACCGCGACCGGGCGGCGCTGGAGAAGGACATCTTCGCCCGCGACTTCCTGATCGAACGGCCCGTCCTCCAGGCGCTGGAGCCACGCCCGGAGGGGCCGCCCGTGCTGCTGATCGACGAACTGGACCGGGCGGACGAGCCGTTCGAGGCGTTCCTGCTGGAAGTGCTGTCCGACTGGCAGGTGACGGTGCCCGAACTGGGCACCATCCGGGCGGAGGAGCCGCCGCTCGTGATCCTCACCTCCAACCGGACGCGGGAGATCCACGACGCGCTGAAGCGGCGCTGCTTCTACGCCTGGGTGGACTATCCGGGCGCGGCGCGGGAGCTGGAGATCCTCCGGCGCAAGGCGCCCGGCGCGCCCGAACGGCTGGCGGCGGAGGTGGTGGGTTTCGTCCAGGCCCTGCGACGGCAGGACCTGTTCAAGCTGCCCGGCGTGGCGGAGACGCTGGACTGGGCGCAGGCGCTGGTACAGCTCGACAAGCTGGAACTGTCCCCGGAGACGATCAACGACACGCTGGGCACGCTGTTGAAGTACCAGGACGACATCGCCCGCATCCAGGGGTCCGAGGCCGCCCGCATCCTGACCCAGGTGCGGACGGAACTGGCGACGGCGCGGCTGGGCCAGGAGGGCGCATGA
- a CDS encoding alpha/beta hydrolase, giving the protein MLWLFVLIVLVAGGGLATLYANQRKLQYFPSTAVVVPADWGLPDFSVVTVTTADGVGIDGWYAPAAAGRPTVVLFHGNAGHLGLRADKARVLRDAGFGVLLAGYRGYGGNPGQPDEPGLMADARAQLDFLVEQGVSGQRVVLYGESLGTGVAVRMATERRVGGLVLEAPYTSMTDVAAAHYPFLPVRLLLRDRYDSLSRIDRIAAPLLVVVAQRDAVVPAALSDTLFRAAPEPKYIVRLPGAGHNDMMEHGLAEVVVDFVATLARPAGRAEPVVIEQERTRGTAIIPRP; this is encoded by the coding sequence ATGCTCTGGCTGTTTGTGCTGATCGTCCTGGTCGCCGGCGGCGGTCTCGCCACCCTCTACGCCAACCAGCGCAAGCTCCAGTACTTCCCCTCGACCGCGGTCGTCGTCCCGGCGGACTGGGGCCTGCCGGACTTCAGCGTCGTCACCGTGACGACGGCCGACGGGGTGGGCATCGACGGCTGGTACGCCCCGGCCGCGGCCGGTCGGCCCACGGTCGTGCTGTTCCATGGCAATGCCGGGCACCTGGGGCTGCGGGCGGACAAGGCCCGGGTCCTGCGCGACGCCGGGTTCGGTGTTCTGCTGGCCGGCTACCGCGGCTATGGCGGCAATCCCGGACAGCCGGACGAGCCTGGCCTGATGGCGGATGCCCGCGCCCAGCTCGATTTCCTGGTGGAGCAGGGGGTGTCCGGGCAGCGGGTGGTGCTCTACGGGGAATCGCTGGGCACCGGCGTGGCCGTGCGGATGGCGACGGAGCGCCGGGTCGGCGGGCTGGTGCTGGAGGCGCCCTACACCTCCATGACCGACGTGGCCGCGGCGCATTACCCGTTCCTTCCCGTGCGTCTCCTGCTGCGCGACCGCTATGACAGCCTGTCCCGCATCGACCGGATCGCGGCCCCCCTGCTGGTCGTGGTGGCGCAGCGGGACGCGGTGGTGCCTGCCGCCCTGTCCGACACCCTGTTCCGGGCGGCGCCGGAGCCGAAATACATCGTCCGGCTGCCCGGTGCCGGGCACAACGACATGATGGAGCACGGGCTGGCGGAGGTGGTGGTGGATTTCGTCGCCACCCTCGCCAGACCGGCCGGGCGGGCCGAGCCCGTGGTGATCGAGCAGGAGCGGACGCGGGGAACGGCGATCATTCCCCGCCCATGA